In Microtus pennsylvanicus isolate mMicPen1 chromosome 17, mMicPen1.hap1, whole genome shotgun sequence, one genomic interval encodes:
- the Bcs1l gene encoding mitochondrial chaperone BCS1, which yields MPFTDFILALKDNPYFGAGFGLVGVGTVLAVARKGAQLGLVAFRRHYMITLEVPARDRSYAWLLSWLTRHSTRTQHLSVETSYLQHESGRISTKFEFIPSPGNHFIWYQGKWIRVQRNRDMQMVDLQTGTPWESVTFTALGTDRKLFFNILEEARALALQQEEGKTVMYTAVGSEWRTFGYPRRRRPLDSVVLQQGLADRIVKDVREFIDNPKWYIDRGIPYRRGYLLYGPPGCGKSSFITALAGELEHSICLLSLTDSSLSDDRLNHLLSVAPQQSLVLLEDVDAAFLSRDLALENPVKYQGLGRLTFSGLLNALDGVASTEARIVFMTTNHIDRLDPALIRPGRVDLKEYVGYCSHWQLTQMFQRFYPGQAPSLAENFAEHVLKATSQISPAQVQGYFMLYKNDPVGAFENVESLM from the exons atGCCATTCACAGACTTTATTCTGGCCCTAAAAGACAATCCCTACTTTGGGGCTGGATTTGGGCTGGTAGGTGTGGGCACAGTTCTGGCTGTGGCCCGGAAAGGAGCCCAGCTGGGTCTAGTGGCATTCCGGCGCCATTACATGATCACATTGGAAGTCCCTGCTAGAGACAGAAGCTATGCCTGGTTGCTTAGCTGGCTTACCCGACACAGCACCCGCACCCAGCACCTCAGTGTTGAAACCTCATACCTGCAGCACGAAAGTGGCCGAATCTCCACCAAGTTCGAATTTATCCCCAGCCCTGGAAACCACTTCATTTG GTATCAGGGGAAATGGATCCGGGTACAGCGAAACCGAGACATGCAGATGGTAGACCTGCAAACGGGGACTCCTTGGGAATCCGTCACCTTCACAGCCCTGGGCACGGACCGGAAGCTTTTCTTCAACATCCTGGAAGAAG CTCGAGCACTGGCCctgcagcaggaggaggggaagacagTGATGTACACAGCTGTGGGTTCCGAATGGCGGACCTTTGGTTATCCACGCCGGCGCAGGCCACTGGATTCTGTAGTCCTGCAGCAGGGTCTTGCTGACCGAATTGTCAAAGACGTTCGGGAATTCATTGATAATCCCAAGTGGTACATTGACAGAG GCATTCCCTACAGACGTGGCTACCTTCTTTATGGGCCCCCTGGTTGTGGGAAGAGCAGTTTTAT AACCGCTCTGGCTGGAGAACTGGAGCACAGCATCTGCCTTCTCAGCCTCACAGACTCTAGCCTCTCAGATGACCGGCTCAACCATCTGCTGAGTGTCGCCCCCCAGCAGAGCTTGGTGCTCCTGGAGGATGTGGATGCTGCTTTTCTCAGTCGAGACTTGGCCCTTGAGA ACCCTGTAAAGTACCAAGGCCTCGGTCGTCTCACCTTCAGTGGACTGCTCAATGCTTTGGATGGTGTCGCCTCCACTGAGGCTCGCATTGTGTTCATGACCACCAACCACATTGACAG GCTGGATCCTGCCCTGATACGCCCTGGGCGAGTAGATCTGAAGGAGTATGTAGGCTACTGCTCACACTGGCAGCTGACCCAGATGTTCCAGAGGTTCTACCCAGGGCAAGCGCCTTCCTTGGCTGAGAACTTTGCAGAACATGTCCTTAAAGCTACATCCCAGATTAGTCCTGCCCAGGTGCAAGGCTACTTCATGCTGTATAAAAATGACCCTGTGGGGGCTTTTGAGAATGTTGAATCTCTGATGTGA
- the Rnf25 gene encoding E3 ubiquitin-protein ligase RNF25 isoform X2 — protein sequence MAASASAAAGEEDWVLPSEVEVLESIYLDELQVMKGNGRSSPWEIFITLHPATAEVQDSQFVCFTLVLQVPVQYPHEVPQISIRNPRGLSDEQIHKISQALGHVAKEGLGTAMLYELIEKGKEILTDNNIPHGQCVICLYGFQEKEAFTKTPCYHYFHCHCLARYIQHMEQELKTQGQEQERQHVVTKQAVGVQCPVCREPLVYDLASLKAAPEPQQPMELYQPSAESLRQQEELKRLYQRQQEKGGIIDLEAERNRYFISLQQPPAAVEPESVVDVSREPQPPTALSAEQSTSLATQSAVPTPLPMATQCVYEKIPGAGPNQQRLGETKKSMLDPPRSGRGSWRRYDRRHPKGGECCTAKGTSDIQELPPPEKPLKEPVDLKPEPRNKGLTGLPQEKGPGSWQGSTARRTRDCARWERSKSRTPGSSYSHLPRGQGAYRSGPRREPLGLESEEGS from the exons ATGGCGGCGTCTGCGTCGGCAGCTGCTGGGGAAGAGGACTG GGTCCTTCCTTCTGAAGTTGAAGTATTAGAGTCTATCTATCTGGATGAACTACAGGTGATGAAAGGAAATGGCAG ATCTTCACCATGGGAGATCTTTATCACTCTGCACCCTGCCACCGCAGAGGTCCAAGATTCTCAGTTTGTCTGCTTTACTCTGGTGCTTCAGGTCCCAGTGCAG TACCCCCATGAGGTGCCACAGATCTCCATCCGTAACCCCCGAGGGCTTTCAGATGAGCAGATTCACAA GATCTCACAGGCACTGGGCCATGTGGCCAAGGAGGGGCTAGGCACAGCCATGCTCTATGAACTCATTGAG aaagggaaggaaattcTCACAGACAACAACATCCCCCATGGTCAGTGTGTCATCTGCCTCTATGGTTTCCAG GAAAAGGAGGCCTTTACCAAAACACCCTGTTATCACTACTTCCACTGCCACTGCCTTGCTCGGTACATCCAGCACATGGAACAAGAGCTGAAGACACAAGGACAGGAACAGGAGCGACAGCATGTTGTCACCAAACAG GCAGTCGGTGTGCAGTGTCCTGTGTGCAGGGAGCCCCTTGTGTATGATCTTGCCTCGCTGAAAGCAGCCCCTGAACCCCAACAACCCATG GAGCTTTACCAACCCAGTGCAGAAAGCTTGCGCCAGCAGGAAGAGCTCAAGAGGCTGTATCAGAGGCAACAGGAGAAGGGTGGCATCATTGACCTTGAGGCCGAACGGAACCGGTACTTTATTAGCCTTCAGCAG cctcctgctgctGTGGAGCCTGAGTCAGTTGTAGATGTCTCCAGAGAACCCCAACCACCTACTGCCCTTTCTGCAGAACAATCTACTTCCCTAGCTACCCAGTCAGCCGTGCCAACTCCTCTACCCATGGCTActcagtgtgtgtatgagaaGATTCCAGGGGCTGGCCCAAATCAACAAAGGCTGGGTGAGACCAAGAAATCCATGCTAGATCCTCCACGATCTGGTCGTGGATCCTGGCGACGGTATGATCGGAGGCACCCGAAAGGAGGGGAGTGCTGTACCGCAAAAGGTACCAGTGATATCCAAGAACTGCCACCTCCTGAGAAGCCTCTCAAAGAGCCTGTGGACTTAAAACCAGAACCCCGTAACAAAGGGCTTACAGGTCTTCCTCAGGAGAAGGGGCCTGGTAGCTGGCAGGGCTCTACAGCTCGCAGGACTCGGGACTGTGCTCGCTGGGAACGCTCCAAAAGCCGTACACCAGGTTCTTCCTACTCCCACCTACCTCGGGGCCAGGGAGCATACCGGTCTGGTCCTCGCAGGGAGCCCCTGGGCTTGGAATCCGAGGAAGGTTCCTAG
- the Rnf25 gene encoding E3 ubiquitin-protein ligase RNF25 isoform X1 produces MAASASAAAGEEDWVLPSEVEVLESIYLDELQVMKGNGRSSPWEIFITLHPATAEVQDSQFVCFTLVLQVPVQYPHEVPQISIRNPRGLSDEQIHKISQALGHVAKEGLGTAMLYELIEKGKEILTDNNIPHGQCVICLYGFQEKEAFTKTPCYHYFHCHCLARYIQHMEQELKTQGQEQERQHVVTKQKAVGVQCPVCREPLVYDLASLKAAPEPQQPMELYQPSAESLRQQEELKRLYQRQQEKGGIIDLEAERNRYFISLQQPPAAVEPESVVDVSREPQPPTALSAEQSTSLATQSAVPTPLPMATQCVYEKIPGAGPNQQRLGETKKSMLDPPRSGRGSWRRYDRRHPKGGECCTAKGTSDIQELPPPEKPLKEPVDLKPEPRNKGLTGLPQEKGPGSWQGSTARRTRDCARWERSKSRTPGSSYSHLPRGQGAYRSGPRREPLGLESEEGS; encoded by the exons ATGGCGGCGTCTGCGTCGGCAGCTGCTGGGGAAGAGGACTG GGTCCTTCCTTCTGAAGTTGAAGTATTAGAGTCTATCTATCTGGATGAACTACAGGTGATGAAAGGAAATGGCAG ATCTTCACCATGGGAGATCTTTATCACTCTGCACCCTGCCACCGCAGAGGTCCAAGATTCTCAGTTTGTCTGCTTTACTCTGGTGCTTCAGGTCCCAGTGCAG TACCCCCATGAGGTGCCACAGATCTCCATCCGTAACCCCCGAGGGCTTTCAGATGAGCAGATTCACAA GATCTCACAGGCACTGGGCCATGTGGCCAAGGAGGGGCTAGGCACAGCCATGCTCTATGAACTCATTGAG aaagggaaggaaattcTCACAGACAACAACATCCCCCATGGTCAGTGTGTCATCTGCCTCTATGGTTTCCAG GAAAAGGAGGCCTTTACCAAAACACCCTGTTATCACTACTTCCACTGCCACTGCCTTGCTCGGTACATCCAGCACATGGAACAAGAGCTGAAGACACAAGGACAGGAACAGGAGCGACAGCATGTTGTCACCAAACAG AAGGCAGTCGGTGTGCAGTGTCCTGTGTGCAGGGAGCCCCTTGTGTATGATCTTGCCTCGCTGAAAGCAGCCCCTGAACCCCAACAACCCATG GAGCTTTACCAACCCAGTGCAGAAAGCTTGCGCCAGCAGGAAGAGCTCAAGAGGCTGTATCAGAGGCAACAGGAGAAGGGTGGCATCATTGACCTTGAGGCCGAACGGAACCGGTACTTTATTAGCCTTCAGCAG cctcctgctgctGTGGAGCCTGAGTCAGTTGTAGATGTCTCCAGAGAACCCCAACCACCTACTGCCCTTTCTGCAGAACAATCTACTTCCCTAGCTACCCAGTCAGCCGTGCCAACTCCTCTACCCATGGCTActcagtgtgtgtatgagaaGATTCCAGGGGCTGGCCCAAATCAACAAAGGCTGGGTGAGACCAAGAAATCCATGCTAGATCCTCCACGATCTGGTCGTGGATCCTGGCGACGGTATGATCGGAGGCACCCGAAAGGAGGGGAGTGCTGTACCGCAAAAGGTACCAGTGATATCCAAGAACTGCCACCTCCTGAGAAGCCTCTCAAAGAGCCTGTGGACTTAAAACCAGAACCCCGTAACAAAGGGCTTACAGGTCTTCCTCAGGAGAAGGGGCCTGGTAGCTGGCAGGGCTCTACAGCTCGCAGGACTCGGGACTGTGCTCGCTGGGAACGCTCCAAAAGCCGTACACCAGGTTCTTCCTACTCCCACCTACCTCGGGGCCAGGGAGCATACCGGTCTGGTCCTCGCAGGGAGCCCCTGGGCTTGGAATCCGAGGAAGGTTCCTAG
- the Rnf25 gene encoding E3 ubiquitin-protein ligase RNF25 isoform X3 — protein sequence MKGNGRSSPWEIFITLHPATAEVQDSQFVCFTLVLQVPVQYPHEVPQISIRNPRGLSDEQIHKISQALGHVAKEGLGTAMLYELIEKGKEILTDNNIPHGQCVICLYGFQEKEAFTKTPCYHYFHCHCLARYIQHMEQELKTQGQEQERQHVVTKQKAVGVQCPVCREPLVYDLASLKAAPEPQQPMELYQPSAESLRQQEELKRLYQRQQEKGGIIDLEAERNRYFISLQQPPAAVEPESVVDVSREPQPPTALSAEQSTSLATQSAVPTPLPMATQCVYEKIPGAGPNQQRLGETKKSMLDPPRSGRGSWRRYDRRHPKGGECCTAKGTSDIQELPPPEKPLKEPVDLKPEPRNKGLTGLPQEKGPGSWQGSTARRTRDCARWERSKSRTPGSSYSHLPRGQGAYRSGPRREPLGLESEEGS from the exons ATGAAAGGAAATGGCAG ATCTTCACCATGGGAGATCTTTATCACTCTGCACCCTGCCACCGCAGAGGTCCAAGATTCTCAGTTTGTCTGCTTTACTCTGGTGCTTCAGGTCCCAGTGCAG TACCCCCATGAGGTGCCACAGATCTCCATCCGTAACCCCCGAGGGCTTTCAGATGAGCAGATTCACAA GATCTCACAGGCACTGGGCCATGTGGCCAAGGAGGGGCTAGGCACAGCCATGCTCTATGAACTCATTGAG aaagggaaggaaattcTCACAGACAACAACATCCCCCATGGTCAGTGTGTCATCTGCCTCTATGGTTTCCAG GAAAAGGAGGCCTTTACCAAAACACCCTGTTATCACTACTTCCACTGCCACTGCCTTGCTCGGTACATCCAGCACATGGAACAAGAGCTGAAGACACAAGGACAGGAACAGGAGCGACAGCATGTTGTCACCAAACAG AAGGCAGTCGGTGTGCAGTGTCCTGTGTGCAGGGAGCCCCTTGTGTATGATCTTGCCTCGCTGAAAGCAGCCCCTGAACCCCAACAACCCATG GAGCTTTACCAACCCAGTGCAGAAAGCTTGCGCCAGCAGGAAGAGCTCAAGAGGCTGTATCAGAGGCAACAGGAGAAGGGTGGCATCATTGACCTTGAGGCCGAACGGAACCGGTACTTTATTAGCCTTCAGCAG cctcctgctgctGTGGAGCCTGAGTCAGTTGTAGATGTCTCCAGAGAACCCCAACCACCTACTGCCCTTTCTGCAGAACAATCTACTTCCCTAGCTACCCAGTCAGCCGTGCCAACTCCTCTACCCATGGCTActcagtgtgtgtatgagaaGATTCCAGGGGCTGGCCCAAATCAACAAAGGCTGGGTGAGACCAAGAAATCCATGCTAGATCCTCCACGATCTGGTCGTGGATCCTGGCGACGGTATGATCGGAGGCACCCGAAAGGAGGGGAGTGCTGTACCGCAAAAGGTACCAGTGATATCCAAGAACTGCCACCTCCTGAGAAGCCTCTCAAAGAGCCTGTGGACTTAAAACCAGAACCCCGTAACAAAGGGCTTACAGGTCTTCCTCAGGAGAAGGGGCCTGGTAGCTGGCAGGGCTCTACAGCTCGCAGGACTCGGGACTGTGCTCGCTGGGAACGCTCCAAAAGCCGTACACCAGGTTCTTCCTACTCCCACCTACCTCGGGGCCAGGGAGCATACCGGTCTGGTCCTCGCAGGGAGCCCCTGGGCTTGGAATCCGAGGAAGGTTCCTAG